The genomic window CATGCCGAGGGCTCAGGCGCGATCACATACGGACTGACATCGAAATAAGACGTGGTGTTGGTGTGAGACACACCGGCCTGGGTGAGGATGTACTGATCGGTCAGGTAAGTGACCGGATCGTGATAGGCCAGGTTGTCTGCCATCAGAATCGCGTTGGCCATCAATCCTTGTATGACGGTACCGGGATGGAAGCCGTCGCTGAGGAATTCGTTCGTGCCGCCGGTTCCGCCGGTGTCAGTCATCGTTACTCCGCCCACGATCGACGAGGTGAGCGAGCTTTGGGCGACAGCGTACATGTCGATGACCGGAAAATGGTGCTCCTTGGCCAGCGCGAGAATCTGCTGGTTGAGGGATTGAATCACCAGCGACACGGCGGCTCGCTGCGTGGCGTTGGGATAGTGAGAACGGTATTGGGGCGTCAAGCCGAGATCGGGAACCGTCGCCAGAATCATGTGCGTGTTAGGATTCTCGGCCAACGTTGCATTAACCGACGCGGTGATGTTCGCCATGATGCTGGAGACGTAGGCGATCTCGGTGGGATCGTTCAGCGGGTTGTAGGAATGATTTGCGGCGTTGTTGTAAATGGTGGTGTAGGGCGAGCCGTTGAAATCATTCGCGCCGATCATCTCCACGACGAGCTTGATGTTGCCGGCCGTGATATTCGCTTGCAGATTGCCGACCTGCCCGGAAAGATCGGTCGATTTTTCGCCCGCCACCGCGGCGTCGTAAGTCAGCAGCGTTTGGCCAAGCACGGAAGCTGGCGGGCCGAAGTTGTAGCCATTCTGCGCAAGCAGATCGACCCAATTGAATTGCGTGCCGTTGTAGAAAATGCTGTAGTTGAACTCTGGCGCTAGCGGCAACCAGAAGGAATATTGCATCGACATGCTGTCGCCGTAGACGCCGATGCCATCGCCGGTGAGAACGCCGGCACGTAGTGTCGCGGCAAACGCCACGATAAGAACGAAGCAACCTGTCGTGATCCTCACGAGCGCATCTCCCCGTACCTCTGGTCAAGTTGTTTGACCCGTGCGCGCCCCAGCGACTCCCCGAGTGCTGCGAGTATAGCCGAATTATCTGCGCGGCGTGGAAAACCGATCGATTTCGGTTGGTAATTGACCGGCTGTCGAGAGCCTGCGCGATCGGGAGAACGCAGAAGATTACCCCTACTTCGACTCTTGACCTGACTCACTTTGCAATGTAAAGTATTCGTCGTCGCAGGCCGCCTTAGTTTCCGGCGAGGCAGCACCGTGGAATACAACGAAGCGCTCTCACAGATTTCCGAGATTCATGCCCATCTCGCCAAGGGGGAGATTTATCGCGGCTTTCGTTCGATTCCGGTGGCGATTTCCGGGCTGGTGGGATTCGCGGCCGCACTGCTCGCCCCACGATTGTCGCCCAGCAGCGATTTGTTCGGCGCTCTCGAGTATTGGGTCGTGGCCGGTGTGATCTGCGGCCTGGTCGGCTTTTCGGAAACCGCCGTCAACTATGTGGTGCACGAAGACGCTCCCGCGCGTCGCCGCTCGCGCCGCGTGCTGGGTCAATTCGTGCCGGGATTGGTGGCGGGAACGGGGCTCACGTGGTGCATCGCGCGGGCTGGCGATGCGTATCTGCCGATGTTGCCAGGTCTATGGGCCGTGGTGTTTGGACTCGCCATTTTTTCCGCCCGACCCTACCTGCCGCGCGCGAGCGGCTGGGTCGCGCTGTGGTACCTGGCCGCCGGATTGTTGTGGATTTCAATTCGGCCCGCGGATGCCTGGCAATTTGCTTGGATCGTCGCGGGCACCTTCGGCATCGGGCAGTTCGGCGCGGCGGTTGTGTTGTTTTGGAATGTGGAGCGACTCGATCATGTCTAAACGATCGAACTCGAATCCGGCCGCTACGATCGCCAGCGGTCGCTTTGCCTACCAGGGCTTGGAACGCGTGCTGCACGAAAAGGCACGGCTGGGGATCATGACCTCGCTCGTCACGCGGCCCGAGGGGTTGCTCTTCAACGAGCTGAAGCGCCTGTGCGAGCTGACCGACGGCAATCTCAGCCGGCATCTCGACACACTGCGCGAAGCGGGGCTCGTGGAATTATGGAAGGGATTCGAGAACAAGCGGCCGCAGACGTTGTGCCGGCTATCGCGCGCCGGTCGCGATCGCTTCTTGAAATATCTTGCTGAGTTGGAACGCGTCGTTCATGACGCGCAACATTCGGCCGAGCACAAGCCGGCGCCGTCGTCGTTGCCGCCGGGCTGGGTGCCGGTTTAGAGGGTAAACACGCAAGTTTTTTTTTGCCAGGAGGCTTTGCGATGCAAAGCAGTTGCTCGCGGAAATCTCTTCGCCATATCGCCATCATCATGGACGGCAACGGCCGTTGGGCCCAACGGCGCGGCGCGCCGCGCACCGACGGGCACCAGGCCGGCGGTGAGGCGGTCCGACGCGTCGTCGAAGCCGCGCCCGACCTGGGGATCGGCACGCTCACGCTGTTCGCCTTCGCGGCGGCCAACTGGCAAAGGCCGGCCTCGGAAGTCGCCGCGCTCATGAAGCTGTTTCACGAGTACCTCGTTAACGAAACCGAATTGTGTTGTCGCAAAGGCGTGCGGCTGTCGCTGGTGGGGCGGCGCGATCGATTACCCCCTTCGCTGCGCACCACGATCGCGGCGGCCGAGCAAGTGACCCGCCCGGGCGGGACCTTGCACCTGCGGTTGGCGATCGATTACTCCTCGCGCGAGTCGATCGTCGCGGCAGCGCGCCGCATGGCGGCAACGCGCGGCTGCGGCGAAATATCAATCGAAGATTTTTCGCGTTTGGTCGCTGCCGATCGGGGCGTCGATGACGACGTGCCCGAGGTCGACCTGGTGATACGGACGGGCGGCGAGCGGCGATTGAGCGACTTTCTGTTGTGGGAAAGCGCGTTTGCCGAGCTCTATTTCACCGACCGCATGTGGCCGGAATTCACCGCCGATGATCTGGCCGCGGCCGTCGCCGATTTCGAGCGTCGCGATCGCCGCTTCGGTCGTATCTCGACTGAGAGCCTGGCGCCGGCCCTTTAGATGCACGAGAGCGCTGCGGCGCGTTTTGAAGGTGCCAAAGACCTCATCCACAGATTACACAGATTGATTGATGAAGCGTGCTAACACTCCCGGCAAATCCATTCTAAAAATCTGCGCCATCTCTGTAATCTGCGGATGCATTTTTGTCCCGACAGTTGCCATGGAACATGGACCTCGGCGAGCCACGATCAAACGAAGCAGATGCTGCGAGGCGGTTACGAAAAAGCCTCTCCCCGCGCGGGCGGGGAGAGGCTTCGGATCCGCATTAAAATCGCAACAGACGAGCTTTACTTCGGCTTCGTCGAATACGGGAAGTCGTCCGTGCGGAAGGGCGAAGCAGGCAACCCGGCGCCGTTATACAGGTTCACGAGCGGGTAGTTCGCCCATCCCATCCGCACGCCGACCGGTTCCTTCACGGCCGGGCTGCTGACGACGACCTTGTCTCCTTGCAACTCGGCGTGAGCATTCACGAACTTCTGATCCTTGCCGGCAATCGTGAAGCCGTACAGCTCGCCGCTGCCGCCGCGGGCAACCAGTCCACCGTCGGTGTGCTTGAAGCTGAGCACGACCTTGTTGCCGTCGATCTTTTGCTCGTAGTACTCGGGGCCGGAATAGGGAACTTTTTCGGCGTACGCGAGGGCCCGCGCCGCTAAGGCCAGGCGACCCCCGACGGGCGCCTTCCACTTCGGATGAATGTCGGCCTCATCGCCGTAGTCAGTAATCACGGCCATGCCGACCGACGGTAACGATTGGGTGGAATACAACTGCGAGTCGCGCAACTCGGCCCAGGCACAATCCTTGGGCTCGAAGTCGATCTTCATGAACGGCGCTAACTGCACGAGCAGGAAGGGGAAATCGCCTTGGCCCCATTTGGCGCGCCAATCTTTGATCATCGTGGGGAAGAGAGTGCGATATTCGTAAGCGCGGCCGGCGTTCGACTCGCCCTGGTACCAGATAGCGCCGCGAATGGCGTACGGCAACAGCGGATGGATCATGGCGTTGTAGAGTCCTGCCGGGCTGTTCGGGCTTTCGGTCGCGGGGGCCGAGCCGTAGTTCTTCAATGAGGGTTCCGCGGCCAGCGCCTCGTGGCTTGTCCAGGCTTCGGCCGGCGTGCCGCCATAATTGGTGCTGATCATGCCGACCGGCACTTTCAACTGTTGCTGCAGGTCGCGCCCAAAGTGATAGGCCACGGCCGAAAAGTCACCGACACTTTGCGGACCGCATTCGACCCACTTGGCGTCGACGTCGGTCTGCGGCTGCGGCGTGGCGCGGCGCGGAATCGTGATCAAACGGATCTGCGGATTGGCCGAGTCCTTGACGACTTGCTGGGGGTTGTCGCTTTGATTCACCGACCATTGCATGTTCGATTGCCCGCTGGCGATCCAGACCTCGCCCACCAGCACGTTGGGAATCTTGATCGTGTTTTCACCGGCGATCGTCAATTCGAAGGGTCCGCCCGCCTTCAAGGGCGCGAGCTCCGCGCGAAAGCGCCCGTCTTTGCCCGTCGCGGTGACGGTCTGCCCCTGGATCGAGATCGTTACTTTTTCGCCATCGGCGGCGGTACCCCAGACGGGAACTTTGACGCCCTGTTGCAGGACTGCACCGTCAGAAAAGAGCGCGGCGGGCTTCACGGCGGCGGATGCCGCATTGGCGAAAAGAGACAGCACGCCGAGAGCGAACAGCGAATACGCGAGCGAGCGAGACTTCATCGATCGGACTCCTGCGGTGGGAAAGTGCGGTGGGTCGTCGAGGCGCCTTCAAACGCGACCTCGAACGCGGGCCTAGTATAGCCGCCGGCGGGGCGAAACTCACGCAGCCCGAGAAACAGGGTACCCTTCGACCGTAAAATCAGACTGGGCAAGGCGAAATGCCCGCTTCGGGGTAGAATACGAAACGGGGCCAGTTCCGTCACCGGCGGCGAATCGCCGCAGATTTCCGAAGGGATGCGGAGAGACGATTGTGAACAAGCGAGTTTCCGGACAGACCTGGTTCCTGGCGAGCGTGATCGCGGCCAGTTGCGCCGCGGTGGCGTACGTCGTTTTGGTCGATGCCCCCTCGCGACAGATCTCGGCGGCGGGGCCCGCGAAACGATTGTCGCTAGAGAAGATCCCCTTTGACGGCACCCAGGCCTATGAGTATTTGCAGGATATCTGCGCGCTGGGCTCGCGTGTCAGCGGCTCGCCCGGCATGATCCGCCAGCAGGAAATCCTGCGCGAGCATTTCGAGAAGCAGGGAGCGAAGGTGGAAATGCAGCCATTCCGCGTACGCCACCCGGTGGAAGGCACTGCCGTGGAAATGGCGAACATGATCATTCAGTGGCAGCCGGATAAAAAGGATCGGCTGCTGGTCGCCGCGCACTACGACACGCGGCCCCGGCCCGATCAAGACCCGGTCGACCCGCGGGGACCGTTCCTCGGCGCCAACGACGGCGCCAGCGGCGTGGCGCTATTGATGCAGCTGGGTGAATACGTGAAATCGCTGGACGGCAAGCTGGGTGTCGACTTCGTGCTGTTCGATGGCGAGGAGTTCATCTTCAGCGATCGCGACGAGTATTTTCTCGGGTCGACCCATTTTGCCGAGGATTACGTGGCCCATCCTCCCGGCCACAGGTACAAGGCGGGCGTCCTGCTCGACATGATCGGGGACAAAGACCTCGAGATTTATCAGGAGGGGAACAGCGTTGATTGGCCCGCTTCGCGCTCCGTGGTAAATTCGGTGTGGGCCATGGCCAAGAAGCTGGGCGTCCGTGAGTTCGTGCCTCGCGTGGGCGTGACGATCAACGACGATCACATACCGCTCAACCGCAAGGCCAAGATTCCGACGTGCGACGTGATCGATTTTGATTATCCGTACTGGCACACGCGCGGCGACACCGCCGACAAATGCTCGGCGCTCTCGCTGGCCAAGGTTGGCTGGGTAATCAGCGAGTGGCTGAAGAAGTCGGTGCAATAAACCCCACGGGGCAGGCAAGGTCAGAGTGGTGCATGGCCGGAGTGCTCTTTCCCGCCGGAGTCCTTGGTCTGGCAGTCGCCATGCTCGTGGCGCATCGCGCCAGTTGGCAGCGAGCACAAGCGCGTATCCGCAACGCCGTCGACCTGGCGTTTCGCTATAGCCAGTTCCGCCGCCGGATGCAGTCCAGTTCCCTGCTGGCGTTGATCGGGCCGACGATGCTCGTTGGCATGCAGCTATCGCCCGATCGATCGCCGAAGTTGTATGTGACACTTTGGCTTATGGTCACATTGGCCACCTGCTGGATCGGTTGGTTGGCGGTCGTGGACGCCGTGGCTTCGGCCCGGCATTTCCGCCGGCTCGGACGCGAACGAGCCATCGCGCGGGACGGGCTGAAGCGCGAGTTCGAGCGCATTATCGCCGCGCGAACTTCGGCCGACTCGGACCCCACGAGCACAGATTTCGAAACGCCGCCGTCGACCGAAGCGGATCGTGTGTGACCCGGTCGTCCCGAGCGGAATCCAAGGAGAGCTTGTTTCTCCCGATTCGTGCCTGAAATTCCCTTGGCGCGTGCAAGATCCCAGCGAGCGGCGGCGCGAGGCCCGGGAGTTCGGGCAAAGGTTAAGGCCGAATTGACGTGTTCGGACGAACGTCTTACGATTGGCGCAGTCGCTGCGACCGTGGCGGTCGAACCGAGGATCGATTGGGGCAGGGCCAACGCATTTCCGGACACCAACAGGTGCGCCAGATGCGCGATTACCGACTCGGCGACTGAACAGAACGAAGGGCATTCACGCGGCTTCGCCATAAGAGGCGCGGCCGGGATAAATTATCATGGACGGCGTGCGGATTTCGGTGGCGCTTGCGCCGCTTACGCTCTACTTGCTCTTGCTCGCGTGGCTCAATTTGCTCCGCCGGCCGGTGCTCGTGACCGGCACGCGTGATATCGCGGCTCTGGGTTTCGGCATCTCGGGCATGCTGTTGGTGGGCCCGATCGAACTTTTGCACCCGATTAGCGCGGTGAATCAACTCGGCCCCTATATCTGGGTACTTTCCGTCGGGCTCTATTCGCTGAGCCTGGCTTTGTGGATCTTGTTCGCCCGGCCGCGGCTGACGGTTTACAACATCTCGGTCGACCAGTTGCGGCCGCTCTTGGCCACGGCCATCGAAGGGCTCGATTCGCAGTATCGCTGGGCCGGCACTTGCCTGTCGCTACCGAACCTCGACGTACAACTGCACCTGGAAAGCAACGGCTTGATGCGGAACGTCTCGCTGGTGGCCAACGGCGACCGGCAGAATCCGGCGGGCTGGCGGCAGCTCGAATTGGCGCTCGCCCAGCAGTTGGTACCGGCACAAGCCCGACCGAACGTGTGGGGCCCCGGGCTTTCCGTGGCGGCACTCCTGATGGGCGCCGTCGTTGCCTGGTATGCGCCGTTGAGCCACACCATCGTGATCGCGGCGCTGCGTGACATGCTGCCGTTTTAGCCGCCTGCCGCCGATCGACCGATTACTTTTTGGCGGCCGCTTTCGCCTTGGCATCAAGCGAACGTGCCTTGAGCGTAGGATCGCTCTTCAGGGGCAGCTGAACGGCTCGCCCGGTTTCCGCCGCCTTGTAGATAGCCAGAATGATCTCGACGCTGCGGCGTCCCTGCGCTCCGTCGATCGCCGGATCGCGATTCTTTGCGATCGCTTCGGCCACATCGCGGAACTGCAGCGTGTGGCCGTGGTGGCCGATCGCCGCCGGGTCGCTTGCGCCGCCGCCGGTGCTTTTCTTTTCGCCCATCTGCTTGTAAATCGCCCCGTCACGTGCTCGCTTCTTGGCGAAGTCCCACTTCACGATGTCTTCCTCTTCCATCACGGCCGAGCCCGTCGAGCCGTGGATCTCGATGCGCTTCAAGTAGCCGGGGAAGGCTGCGGTGCTGGCCTCGATGACGCCGAGCGCACCATTGGCAAAGCGAATCGTGGCGACGGCCGTATCTTCGACCGCGATGCGCTCGTGGGCCAGAAGGCCCGTTTGTGCGCTGATTTCCACGGCCGGTCCCATGAACCAGGTAAGCAAGTCGACGCTGTGAATCGCCTGGTTCATAAGCGCCCCGCCGCCGTCGAGCTTCCAAGTGCCCCGCCAAGCGCCGCTGTCGTAATACGATTGCGGCCGGAACCATTTCACGTACGCATCGCCCATCGTGAGTCGGCCGAAGCGCCCTTCGTCCAGCGCCCGGCGGATCATCTGGCTGGAGGTGTGGAAGCGCGAGGGAAAGATCGCCGACAGCTTCACGTTCGCCTTGCGGCACGCCCCGATGATCTTGTCGCAGCGCGAAAGGGTAATTTCGAGCGGCTTTTCCACGATCACATGTTTGCCGGCCTTGGCCGCGGCGACCGCCGGCTCCATATGCGCGCCGCTGGGCGTGCCGATCGTGACGACGTCGACCGCCGGGTCGGCGAGCATCTGGTTGAGATCATGGTAGGCCCGGCAACCAGTTTCGGCCGCCAGACGATCGGCGGCGGCGGGAAACGCATCGAAGCAGGCCGCGAGCTTCGCGCCGCGCACGTCCGCGATCGCCCGGGCGTGAAACTTCGCGATCATCCCACAACCGATAACGCCGAAACCAAGTCCCATCGCGGTGCTGTCTCCTGGAGCATTTGTCTCGCGCAGGCCGACGACACGACCCCGCTGCGCGAGCGGCGAAAAGCCGGATTATAGTGACACGCGCCGTCGGTCACCAGCACTTACGAGGCCGAAGTGACCATGATGAACGTGGAGAACGCATTGAGCGACGCATGCGTCACGATGCTCGGCCAGATGCGGTGCGTTTGTCGATACAAATACCCCAGCACCAAGGCAAAGAAAAATAGCGGTACCGCGCTGGGGCCATATTCGAGATGCACGATGGCGAAGATAAACGAGCTCAGCACAATCGGCATTGCCGACGGCTCGGGTGCTGAAACAAGTGCGCGAGCATACGTTTCCGCAGCCGGCGGCGCGGCGATTTCGGTGAAAAGAACCGGTCGTGCCGCATCTGGATTTTTTTCAAGCTCCGTGGCCGGTGCCGGCTTATCAGCAGAATGGTCAACGCCTCGCTCGGCAAAGCGCGCCTCGAGCCATCCCTGCAGGACCACACGGAAGAAAAACTCTTCGGTCACAGGCGCCACAATCACTGCGGTTAGGGCGGTGGCCAGCAGCATGAGCGGGCTCGGATGCGATTGCAGGACATCGGTCACCGGGTGCTCGGCCGGGATGAAATGCGAGGCCGTCCACTGGATGAGGTAGATCGGAATGCTGGCGGCGACAAAACCCGCGAAGCCCAGTCGGAAATCGCGCGGCAATTGCGAGCAGTCGATCCCCAAGTCCAATAGATTGGCCCCACGCGAGCGCAGCCACGCGACGCCGACCGCCAGCGCGAGGGCCGTCCCGCAAGCGCCAGCAACAATCAGGGTGAAGGTTCGCGACGTCTTGGACTCGGCTTTATCTGAGTCGGCCTCTGCGTCGGCAGTGCTACTCTCCGAGGACTTCTCTGTTGCAGCTGTCGTGGCGACTTCGGCCGATTCGTGAACTGCCACTGCTTCGCTATCGTCCCGTCCAGGCATGCTCACCACCGCTAATCGAGCGCATAGTCCCACGATCGCAATCGTGCTTACGGCCACGATCACCACGTCGCGCGGCCCCCACGGGACTGGCACACGTGGTTCGTACGGAACGGCGGGATGCCCGGCCGAGCGCAGCGCGAAGATATAGTTCCACAGCGCGACGCAGCCGATCACGATCGCCACGATCAAGCCAAGTTGCACGGCGCCGATTGGAACCATCGAATGCCCAGCGAAACCCGAGGCCTGCCAGATGCCACCGCGGAGCGGCGTGACAACGTCATGCCGGCATCAGCCGACTAATTGTTCAGCATGTTGACCGCGGCGCGAATATAGACCAGGCCCGAGTAGATCGTGAGCAGCACCGCGGACCAGATGCTGGCAATGAGCAGGTATTCGATCACAACCGGTACGGTATCCGGCTCGTAAGAGAGATAAAACAGCGCTGTGCCGATTGCCACGCATTGCAGAACCATTTTCAACTTGCCCGACATGCTCGCCGAAAAATCGGCCCCTTGCTGTTCGAGAAAGCTGCGCAATGCGGTCACCAGTAGCTCCCGCCCGACGATCACCACGACCATCCAGGCCTGCAGGTAATGCTGTAGTTCGGGAATCGCGGCCAGGAAGATGAAGCTACCGCAGACGATGATCTTGTCGGCAAACGGATCAAGGATCCGGCCGAGCGTCGTCACCATGCCGTAACGGCGGGCCAGATAGCCGTCGACCCAATCGGTCGAAGCCGCCACCAGAAATACTACGAAAGCCGCTATGTAAAGCTTGAAAGCGATCAACGCAAAGAGCACGATCGACAGCGCCAGCCGTAGCGCCGTCAGTTGATTAGGCAGATTGAAGGCCGTCGCCGTGGCCATGTTTTTCGTGCTCACCGTCATGGCTCCGCTCGCTTATCGTGGTTTGCCCACCGCCGCGGCAATCAGGTCGTACCCGTGCGCGGCCACGATTTCGCTTTTCACCAGTCGGCCAGGGCGCAGGCCCCTACCAGTAACATAGACCACGGTATCGACGTCGGGGGCATCGGCATACGTGCGGCCGATCCAGGCGTCCTTTTCTTCGGGCACCGGCCGATCGATCAGTACGTCAAAGGTTTGCCCGACGCGCGATGCACTGAACCGAAGGGCAATCTCCTGCTGTACGCCCATCAACTCGTTGCGCCGCGACTCTTTGACCGCTTCGTCCACGTGGTCCGGCAAACGGGCTGCCGGCGTATCGGGCTCGAACGAATAGGTAAACACGCCCAGCCGCTCGAAGTTCTGCTCGCGCACGAAATCCACCAGCTCTGCGAACTGCTCATCCGTTTCGCCCGGGAAACCAGCAATGAAGGTGGTGCGCATGACCAGGTTCGGAATGCGTCGCCGCAGTTTCACGAGCAGCGCCTCGGTTTCCTGCCGATTCACGCGCCGTTGCATGCGCCGCAACATCGTGTCGTTGATGTGCTGGAGCGGCATATCGAGATACGGAACGATGCGTTTGGCGCTGGCGACGACTTCGACAAGCTCGTCGGTGAAGTACATCGGATACAGGTACATCACCCGGATCCAATCGAGCCCCTCGACCTGATCCAACTCGGCCAAGAGTTCGGCCAGTCGTGGCCGACCGTACAGATCCAGCCCGTAGTAAGTCGTGTCCTGGGCCACGATGTTCAGCTCGCGGACGCCATCGGCCACCAGCTCACGGGCTTCGGCGAGCACTTCTTCGATCGGCTTGGTGGCGTGCTTGCCGCGCATCTTGGGGATCGCGCAAAAGGTACAGAGCCGGTCGCAACCCTCGGAGATTTTCAAATAGGCGAAGTGCCGCGGCGTGATGCGCAACCGGCTGCGGTCCGACAAAGGCGCCGCCGGGGCCGGCTGAAAAACGCTGCGTTGCTCGTGCAGTCCGCCGATCATGCGGTCGGCCACCTTGGTGACCGATTCGCGGCCAAAAACGCCGACGATGTAGTCGATCTCGGGGCACTGCTGGAGCAGGGATTCTTTTTCGCGCTCGGCCAGACAGCCCGAGACGATCACGCCCCGGGTGCCGCCGCGCCGCTTGAGCTCGAGCATTTCACGAATGGCACCGTAGGACTCGGTCCGCGCCTGCTCGATGAAACCGCAGGTATTGACCACCACAAGGTCCGCCCCCTGCGGCTCCGGAACCAGGCGATATCCATCCAACTGCAAGAGGCCCAGCATGCGCTCGCTATCGACCAGGTTCTTCGGGCAACCGAGGCTGATGAAGGAGTAGGTGCCCTTCTCGGGCCCCCCCTTGGTTTGGGCAGGGGGCGCCTCAGGCCTGGTTGGTCGGTCGACGATGGGAAGCAAACGGACAACTCCGTAAAAATGCAACGGTTGAAACGCGCGCCGGTGAGCACTACCGCGCGACGACGCCTACGGCCGCCCGAACTGCGGCGTGATGCGACTCGCCCCGAACTTCTGAAATGCTACTGGATTACCGTCCGGCTGACGACCCGAACCCCGCACCCCCATTCTCGATGGTCGGGCGCGATTGACAAGAGACCACGATGCTAAGCGATTATGCAGCCGGCGAATGTTGTATGTGCGGTCGCCTCTGCGTCACGTTGCGCCATCCACGAGTTACCACGCCCTATATGGCCCCGTTGCAGTCAACGAGTTACCCGCCGACAGCTGTCTAGTCCGGGCGAGTTTTTCAACGTGACTTGGAACTAACTCTGGAAGTTAGCCACTCCTGCTGTATAGTGTACATAAGTATACTTATTGGCGGAGGGCAAGATGCTCCCAGAGATTCCGGCCGAAGAGCTGGCCGCCTG from Pirellulales bacterium includes these protein-coding regions:
- a CDS encoding SGNH/GDSL hydrolase family protein; its protein translation is MRITTGCFVLIVAFAATLRAGVLTGDGIGVYGDSMSMQYSFWLPLAPEFNYSIFYNGTQFNWVDLLAQNGYNFGPPASVLGQTLLTYDAAVAGEKSTDLSGQVGNLQANITAGNIKLVVEMIGANDFNGSPYTTIYNNAANHSYNPLNDPTEIAYVSSIMANITASVNATLAENPNTHMILATVPDLGLTPQYRSHYPNATQRAAVSLVIQSLNQQILALAKEHHFPVIDMYAVAQSSLTSSIVGGVTMTDTGGTGGTNEFLSDGFHPGTVIQGLMANAILMADNLAYHDPVTYLTDQYILTQAGVSHTNTTSYFDVSPYVIAPEPSACALLGLGLASLIAAAHRSRAIRKSL
- a CDS encoding transcriptional regulator; translation: MSKRSNSNPAATIASGRFAYQGLERVLHEKARLGIMTSLVTRPEGLLFNELKRLCELTDGNLSRHLDTLREAGLVELWKGFENKRPQTLCRLSRAGRDRFLKYLAELERVVHDAQHSAEHKPAPSSLPPGWVPV
- a CDS encoding di-trans,poly-cis-decaprenylcistransferase; the encoded protein is MQSSCSRKSLRHIAIIMDGNGRWAQRRGAPRTDGHQAGGEAVRRVVEAAPDLGIGTLTLFAFAAANWQRPASEVAALMKLFHEYLVNETELCCRKGVRLSLVGRRDRLPPSLRTTIAAAEQVTRPGGTLHLRLAIDYSSRESIVAAARRMAATRGCGEISIEDFSRLVAADRGVDDDVPEVDLVIRTGGERRLSDFLLWESAFAELYFTDRMWPEFTADDLAAAVADFERRDRRFGRISTESLAPAL
- a CDS encoding sialate O-acetylesterase yields the protein MKSRSLAYSLFALGVLSLFANAASAAVKPAALFSDGAVLQQGVKVPVWGTAADGEKVTISIQGQTVTATGKDGRFRAELAPLKAGGPFELTIAGENTIKIPNVLVGEVWIASGQSNMQWSVNQSDNPQQVVKDSANPQIRLITIPRRATPQPQTDVDAKWVECGPQSVGDFSAVAYHFGRDLQQQLKVPVGMISTNYGGTPAEAWTSHEALAAEPSLKNYGSAPATESPNSPAGLYNAMIHPLLPYAIRGAIWYQGESNAGRAYEYRTLFPTMIKDWRAKWGQGDFPFLLVQLAPFMKIDFEPKDCAWAELRDSQLYSTQSLPSVGMAVITDYGDEADIHPKWKAPVGGRLALAARALAYAEKVPYSGPEYYEQKIDGNKVVLSFKHTDGGLVARGGSGELYGFTIAGKDQKFVNAHAELQGDKVVVSSPAVKEPVGVRMGWANYPLVNLYNGAGLPASPFRTDDFPYSTKPK
- a CDS encoding M28 family peptidase, whose amino-acid sequence is MNKRVSGQTWFLASVIAASCAAVAYVVLVDAPSRQISAAGPAKRLSLEKIPFDGTQAYEYLQDICALGSRVSGSPGMIRQQEILREHFEKQGAKVEMQPFRVRHPVEGTAVEMANMIIQWQPDKKDRLLVAAHYDTRPRPDQDPVDPRGPFLGANDGASGVALLMQLGEYVKSLDGKLGVDFVLFDGEEFIFSDRDEYFLGSTHFAEDYVAHPPGHRYKAGVLLDMIGDKDLEIYQEGNSVDWPASRSVVNSVWAMAKKLGVREFVPRVGVTINDDHIPLNRKAKIPTCDVIDFDYPYWHTRGDTADKCSALSLAKVGWVISEWLKKSVQ
- a CDS encoding Gfo/Idh/MocA family oxidoreductase, whose protein sequence is MGLGFGVIGCGMIAKFHARAIADVRGAKLAACFDAFPAAADRLAAETGCRAYHDLNQMLADPAVDVVTIGTPSGAHMEPAVAAAKAGKHVIVEKPLEITLSRCDKIIGACRKANVKLSAIFPSRFHTSSQMIRRALDEGRFGRLTMGDAYVKWFRPQSYYDSGAWRGTWKLDGGGALMNQAIHSVDLLTWFMGPAVEISAQTGLLAHERIAVEDTAVATIRFANGALGVIEASTAAFPGYLKRIEIHGSTGSAVMEEEDIVKWDFAKKRARDGAIYKQMGEKKSTGGGASDPAAIGHHGHTLQFRDVAEAIAKNRDPAIDGAQGRRSVEIILAIYKAAETGRAVQLPLKSDPTLKARSLDAKAKAAAKK
- a CDS encoding CPBP family intramembrane glutamic endopeptidase → MAIVIGCVALWNYIFALRSAGHPAVPYEPRVPVPWGPRDVVIVAVSTIAIVGLCARLAVVSMPGRDDSEAVAVHESAEVATTAATEKSSESSTADAEADSDKAESKTSRTFTLIVAGACGTALALAVGVAWLRSRGANLLDLGIDCSQLPRDFRLGFAGFVAASIPIYLIQWTASHFIPAEHPVTDVLQSHPSPLMLLATALTAVIVAPVTEEFFFRVVLQGWLEARFAERGVDHSADKPAPATELEKNPDAARPVLFTEIAAPPAAETYARALVSAPEPSAMPIVLSSFIFAIVHLEYGPSAVPLFFFALVLGYLYRQTHRIWPSIVTHASLNAFSTFIMVTSAS
- the pgsA gene encoding CDP-diacylglycerol--glycerol-3-phosphate 3-phosphatidyltransferase, which encodes MTVSTKNMATATAFNLPNQLTALRLALSIVLFALIAFKLYIAAFVVFLVAASTDWVDGYLARRYGMVTTLGRILDPFADKIIVCGSFIFLAAIPELQHYLQAWMVVVIVGRELLVTALRSFLEQQGADFSASMSGKLKMVLQCVAIGTALFYLSYEPDTVPVVIEYLLIASIWSAVLLTIYSGLVYIRAAVNMLNN
- the rimO gene encoding 30S ribosomal protein S12 methylthiotransferase RimO, whose protein sequence is MLPIVDRPTRPEAPPAQTKGGPEKGTYSFISLGCPKNLVDSERMLGLLQLDGYRLVPEPQGADLVVVNTCGFIEQARTESYGAIREMLELKRRGGTRGVIVSGCLAEREKESLLQQCPEIDYIVGVFGRESVTKVADRMIGGLHEQRSVFQPAPAAPLSDRSRLRITPRHFAYLKISEGCDRLCTFCAIPKMRGKHATKPIEEVLAEARELVADGVRELNIVAQDTTYYGLDLYGRPRLAELLAELDQVEGLDWIRVMYLYPMYFTDELVEVVASAKRIVPYLDMPLQHINDTMLRRMQRRVNRQETEALLVKLRRRIPNLVMRTTFIAGFPGETDEQFAELVDFVREQNFERLGVFTYSFEPDTPAARLPDHVDEAVKESRRNELMGVQQEIALRFSASRVGQTFDVLIDRPVPEEKDAWIGRTYADAPDVDTVVYVTGRGLRPGRLVKSEIVAAHGYDLIAAAVGKPR